Proteins encoded within one genomic window of Geotalea daltonii FRC-32:
- a CDS encoding c(7)-type cytochrome triheme domain-containing protein yields the protein MKANALLATAIIALSFTGTAYAVGEDKVVEFTGSPKGVVVFNGQAHKNAGITCGDCHNPAVFPEMKKGSVKIVMSDLYAGKYCGKCHDGKKAFKIADNCVRCHRDQKKPDGSKEKTE from the coding sequence ATGAAAGCAAACGCCCTGCTGGCAACCGCCATTATTGCCCTCTCTTTCACCGGTACAGCCTATGCCGTGGGAGAGGACAAGGTAGTAGAGTTTACCGGGAGCCCGAAAGGGGTTGTGGTCTTCAACGGACAGGCTCATAAAAACGCCGGCATCACCTGTGGCGACTGCCATAATCCCGCCGTATTCCCTGAAATGAAGAAAGGTAGCGTAAAAATAGTCATGAGTGATCTCTACGCCGGCAAATACTGCGGCAAATGCCACGACGGCAAGAAGGCCTTCAAGATCGCCGACAATTGCGTGCGTTGCCATCGCGACCAGAAGAAACCAGATGGCTCGAAGGAAAAAACCGAGTAA